In Nocardia asteroides, the following proteins share a genomic window:
- a CDS encoding EamA family transporter, whose protein sequence is MVTLTHDGLASSRIRTGLLFALASATSFGLSGPLARGLMNAGWSAAAVVAARVLLAGVVLLPIALPQLRGNWNLVRANATLIGLYGLLAVAGTQLAYFNAVAHMEVGAALLIEYTAPIAVVGWMWARHRQRPGAATLAGAALGITGLLLVLDILAGVTTDPVGVTWALAAMIGAAAYFVLSAQGDDLPGTVLAAGGLLIGGITLVLAGLIGIVPLRATTATVVFDDFSAPWWIPILLIGIVTAAIAYVTGIAATRRLGSRLASFVALTEVLAALLFAWALLGEAPRPIQLLGGALILVGVVIVRLGEPEPLPVGDPEARTAAEVPVRPEA, encoded by the coding sequence ATGGTGACTTTGACCCATGACGGACTGGCGAGCAGCCGGATCCGTACCGGCCTGCTCTTCGCGCTGGCCTCCGCCACCTCGTTCGGCCTGTCCGGCCCACTCGCGCGCGGACTGATGAACGCGGGCTGGAGCGCGGCCGCCGTGGTCGCCGCGCGCGTGCTGCTCGCGGGCGTCGTCCTGCTCCCGATCGCCCTGCCCCAGCTACGCGGCAACTGGAATCTGGTGCGCGCCAACGCGACTCTGATCGGGCTCTACGGACTGCTCGCCGTCGCGGGCACCCAGCTCGCCTACTTCAACGCCGTCGCGCACATGGAGGTCGGCGCCGCGCTGCTGATCGAATACACCGCGCCGATCGCCGTGGTCGGCTGGATGTGGGCGCGCCACCGCCAACGGCCCGGCGCGGCCACCCTCGCCGGCGCCGCGCTCGGCATCACCGGACTGCTGCTGGTGCTCGACATCCTCGCCGGCGTGACGACCGACCCGGTCGGCGTCACCTGGGCGCTGGCCGCGATGATCGGCGCCGCCGCGTACTTCGTCCTCTCCGCGCAGGGCGACGATCTGCCCGGCACGGTCCTGGCCGCGGGCGGATTGCTGATCGGCGGGATCACGCTGGTCCTGGCCGGCCTGATCGGCATCGTGCCATTGCGCGCCACCACCGCGACGGTTGTCTTCGACGACTTCAGCGCGCCGTGGTGGATCCCGATCCTGCTGATCGGCATCGTCACCGCCGCGATCGCCTACGTCACCGGCATCGCCGCCACCCGCCGCCTCGGCTCCCGCCTGGCCTCCTTCGTCGCCCTCACCGAAGTCCTGGCCGCCCTGCTGTTCGCCTGGGCGCTGCTCGGCGAAGCTCCGCGGCCCATCCAATTGCTCGGTGGCGCATTGATTCTCGTCGGCGTGGTGATCGTCCGGCTGGGCGAACCCGAACCCCTCCCGGTCGGCGACCCCGAGGCCCGCACCGCCGCCGAGGTTCCGGTGCGGCCCGAGGCCTGA
- a CDS encoding helix-turn-helix transcriptional regulator: MDRTELADFLRRRREQLTPADVGLPPGLRRRTPGLRRDEVALLSSMSTDYYTRLEQARGPRPSTQLLTALARALRLSADERDHLFHLCGHPSPDRELRDKHVGPGLLHMLAKLDDTPAAVITELGEVLVQNRMHTLLVGDHGDRTGPDRYYTWRWFTDRGARAVFPEEDWDRLSRSHVADLRATAARRADDPEVVAYIAELRGASAEFEALWNEHEVAVRVTDAKRFVHPEVGLIDTVCEVLVTRNAAQRLLVYLPRPGTDAAEKMALLGVIGTQRLSPA; the protein is encoded by the coding sequence ATGGACCGCACCGAGCTCGCCGACTTCCTGCGCAGGCGCCGTGAACAGCTCACGCCCGCCGACGTCGGCCTGCCGCCGGGGCTGCGCAGGCGCACGCCGGGGTTGCGCCGCGACGAGGTCGCGCTGCTCAGCAGCATGTCGACCGACTACTACACCCGGCTGGAGCAGGCGCGCGGTCCGCGCCCGTCGACCCAGCTGCTCACCGCGCTGGCCAGAGCGCTGCGCCTGAGCGCCGACGAGCGTGACCACCTGTTCCACCTGTGCGGGCATCCGTCGCCGGACCGCGAGCTGCGCGACAAGCATGTCGGGCCCGGGCTGCTGCACATGCTGGCCAAGCTCGACGACACCCCGGCCGCGGTGATCACCGAACTCGGCGAAGTGCTCGTGCAGAACCGCATGCACACCCTGCTGGTGGGCGACCACGGCGACCGCACCGGACCGGATCGCTACTACACCTGGCGCTGGTTCACCGATCGCGGCGCCAGAGCCGTCTTCCCGGAGGAGGATTGGGATCGGCTCAGCCGCAGTCACGTCGCCGATCTGCGCGCCACCGCCGCGCGCCGGGCCGACGATCCCGAGGTGGTCGCCTACATCGCCGAACTACGCGGCGCCAGTGCCGAATTCGAGGCGCTGTGGAACGAACACGAAGTGGCGGTGCGGGTCACCGACGCCAAACGGTTCGTGCATCCGGAGGTGGGGCTGATCGACACCGTGTGCGAGGTGCTCGTCACCAGGAACGCGGCGCAGCGGCTGCTCGTCTATCTGCCCCGGCCCGGCACCGACGCCGCCGAGAAGATGGCGCTGCTCGGCGTGATCGGCACGCAGCGCCTCAGTCCCGCCTAA
- a CDS encoding CGNR zinc finger domain-containing protein, whose amino-acid sequence MVFAHDTEAALLAAVELVNSAEDPDTLTGTDQLDEFFVRHVYTGAHTGDATELAAVRALRAPLRRMLTSDRDRAVTLVNETLAEHRALPQLVRHGDVDYHVHAVAPEAPLPVRIAVETAMAMIDLIRADDLSRLSICADDTCDGLVLDLSRNRSRRYCSTACGNRNAVAAYRARQR is encoded by the coding sequence GTGGTTTTCGCTCATGACACCGAGGCGGCGCTGCTGGCGGCGGTCGAACTGGTCAATTCCGCGGAGGACCCGGACACCCTCACCGGCACGGACCAGCTCGACGAGTTCTTCGTGCGGCACGTCTACACGGGCGCGCACACCGGCGACGCGACCGAACTGGCCGCGGTCCGCGCCCTGCGCGCGCCGCTGCGCCGGATGCTCACCAGTGACCGGGACCGCGCGGTCACCCTGGTGAACGAGACCCTCGCCGAGCATCGCGCGCTACCCCAGCTGGTCCGGCACGGCGACGTCGACTATCACGTGCACGCCGTCGCGCCCGAGGCCCCGCTCCCGGTCCGCATCGCCGTCGAAACCGCCATGGCGATGATCGACCTGATCCGCGCCGACGACCTGAGCCGGCTGTCGATCTGCGCCGACGACACATGCGACGGACTGGTCTTGGACCTGTCGCGCAATCGCTCCCGGCGCTACTGCAGCACCGCCTGCGGCAACCGCAACGCGGTGGCCGCCTATCGCGCCCGGCAGCGGTGA
- the cynS gene encoding cyanase yields MQPIMSKSDAADLVVAARIRKGLTWAAIAESLGAPLVWTTAALLGQHPMTAEQAAAVCALLDLDETVAESLRLQPSRGADPAQLADPTIYRLVEAVSVYGPALKALIHEEFGDGIMSAINFNIDIARRPHPDGDRVVITLDGKFLDYRW; encoded by the coding sequence ATGCAACCGATCATGAGCAAGTCCGACGCCGCCGACCTCGTCGTCGCCGCCCGTATCCGCAAGGGCCTCACCTGGGCCGCCATCGCGGAATCCCTCGGCGCGCCGCTGGTCTGGACGACGGCGGCGCTGCTCGGTCAGCATCCGATGACCGCCGAGCAGGCGGCGGCGGTCTGCGCGCTGCTCGACCTCGACGAGACCGTCGCCGAGAGTTTGCGGCTGCAGCCCTCGCGCGGAGCCGACCCGGCGCAGCTGGCCGATCCCACGATCTATCGCCTCGTCGAAGCGGTCTCGGTCTACGGCCCGGCGCTCAAGGCGCTGATCCACGAGGAATTCGGTGACGGCATCATGAGCGCCATCAACTTCAACATCGACATCGCCCGCCGCCCGCACCCGGACGGTGACCGGGTGGTCATCACCCTCGACGGCAAGTTCCTCGACTACCGCTGGTGA
- a CDS encoding aldo/keto reductase, whose amino-acid sequence MTNSPHDSTTLGATGPRVSRIGLGAMGMSGMYGATDDRESTATLHAAVDAGINLIDTGDFYGAGHNELLIGKAIAERAREDVVLSVKFGALRGPDGSFAGFDGRPAAVRNSLTYSLTRLGVDHVDIYRPARLDPDVPIEDTVGAIAELVAAGYVRHIGLSEVGADTLRRAAAVHPIVDLQIEYSLLTRGVEDEILPVARELGVGITAYGVLSRGLLSDTFRAGGAPTDATDFRTHSPRFQGENLTRNLRLVEALAGIAAARGVSVAQLAIAWALSRGDDIVPVIGARTRARLTESLDALTLTLTPAELAELEAVAPASAVAGERYAPAQMAALDSER is encoded by the coding sequence ATGACGAACTCCCCACACGACTCGACCACCCTCGGTGCCACCGGTCCCCGCGTCAGCCGCATCGGCCTCGGCGCCATGGGCATGTCCGGCATGTACGGCGCCACCGACGACCGTGAATCCACCGCCACCCTGCACGCCGCCGTCGACGCGGGAATCAACCTGATCGACACCGGCGACTTCTACGGCGCCGGCCACAACGAACTGCTGATCGGCAAGGCCATCGCCGAACGCGCCCGCGAGGACGTGGTGCTGAGCGTGAAGTTCGGCGCCCTGCGCGGTCCCGACGGCTCGTTCGCCGGCTTCGACGGCAGGCCCGCCGCGGTCCGCAACTCGCTCACCTACAGCCTGACCCGGCTCGGCGTCGATCACGTCGACATCTACCGCCCCGCCCGGCTCGACCCCGACGTGCCGATCGAGGACACCGTCGGCGCCATCGCCGAGCTGGTCGCGGCGGGCTACGTGCGCCACATCGGCCTGTCCGAGGTCGGCGCCGACACGCTGCGCCGGGCCGCCGCCGTGCACCCGATCGTCGACCTGCAGATCGAGTACTCGCTGCTCACCCGCGGTGTGGAGGACGAGATCCTGCCGGTGGCACGGGAACTCGGCGTCGGCATCACCGCCTACGGCGTGCTCTCGCGCGGCCTGCTCAGCGACACCTTCCGCGCGGGCGGCGCACCCACCGACGCCACGGACTTCCGCACCCACAGCCCGCGCTTCCAGGGCGAGAACCTCACGCGCAACCTGCGTTTGGTCGAGGCGCTCGCCGGTATCGCGGCGGCCCGTGGAGTTTCGGTGGCGCAGCTCGCGATCGCCTGGGCACTGAGCCGCGGGGACGACATCGTCCCGGTGATCGGCGCGCGCACCCGGGCCCGGCTAACCGAGTCGCTCGACGCGCTCACGCTCACGCTCACCCCGGCGGAACTGGCGGAGCTGGAAGCCGTCGCCCCGGCCTCGGCGGTCGCCGGTGAGCGCTACGCCCCCGCCCAGATGGCCGCGCTCGACAGCGAGCGCTGA
- a CDS encoding Fic family protein: MRERHAGPYRAAIAPPIAEQSVCLPSDVLAAADAATVEITRFDTLVGADLTPFGAILLRTESASSSQIEHLTSGAKAIALAEIGGTDQRNAVEIVGNVRAMRTAMNVAGEIDERLLLEMHAALMVHEPESAGRWRSQQVWIGGDNVGPHGAAFVAPHHARVPGSIDDLLRFIRRDDIPALAHTALAHAQFETIHPFIDGNGRTGRAMMHAMLRSKGVTEQATVPIAAGLLTRVDDYFAALTAYRAGDLAPIVHQVAEATLIALGNARLLVADIHRIRERWESVVRARRGSTPWRLIDVALRQPVFDATTAADALGITDSNAVRAINALVDVGVLTEFTGMRRNRLWQAREVLDALDDFARRAGKRTPAT, translated from the coding sequence GTGCGGGAACGCCACGCAGGCCCTTATCGAGCGGCGATAGCACCGCCGATCGCCGAACAGTCCGTCTGCCTACCCTCGGACGTCCTGGCCGCCGCCGATGCAGCCACCGTCGAGATAACCAGGTTCGACACCCTGGTCGGTGCCGACCTCACGCCGTTCGGCGCCATCCTGCTGCGAACCGAATCCGCGTCCTCCTCCCAGATCGAACACCTGACCTCGGGAGCCAAGGCGATCGCGCTGGCGGAGATCGGCGGCACCGACCAGCGCAACGCGGTCGAGATCGTCGGCAATGTCCGGGCGATGCGGACGGCGATGAACGTCGCCGGCGAGATCGACGAGCGTCTGCTCCTGGAGATGCACGCCGCGCTGATGGTGCACGAGCCCGAATCGGCCGGGCGGTGGCGCTCCCAGCAGGTGTGGATCGGTGGTGACAATGTGGGCCCGCATGGTGCGGCCTTCGTCGCTCCGCATCATGCCCGCGTACCGGGTTCGATCGACGATCTGCTCCGGTTCATCCGGCGCGACGACATCCCAGCGCTGGCCCACACCGCCCTGGCGCACGCGCAATTCGAGACGATCCACCCGTTCATCGACGGCAACGGGCGGACCGGACGGGCAATGATGCACGCGATGCTGCGGTCGAAGGGCGTCACCGAGCAGGCGACAGTCCCGATCGCCGCCGGACTGCTGACCCGCGTCGACGACTACTTCGCCGCACTCACCGCCTATCGGGCCGGCGACCTGGCGCCGATCGTGCACCAAGTCGCCGAAGCCACCTTGATCGCACTCGGCAACGCCCGTCTGCTGGTGGCCGACATCCACCGAATCCGCGAACGGTGGGAATCGGTTGTCCGCGCCCGTCGCGGATCCACCCCGTGGCGCCTGATCGACGTCGCCCTGCGCCAACCGGTCTTCGACGCCACCACCGCCGCCGACGCACTCGGCATCACCGACTCCAATGCGGTACGCGCCATCAACGCCCTCGTCGACGTCGGCGTACTCACCGAATTCACCGGCATGCGCCGCAATCGCCTCTGGCAGGCGAGAGAAGTCCTCGACGCACTCGACGACTTCGCCCGCCGAGCAGGCAAACGCACACCCGCAACCTGA
- a CDS encoding formate/nitrite transporter family protein — MSYLNPADFVGKMIDAGEAKAFMSTRDTVIRAYMAGAILALAAAFAVTITVNTGEPLLGAVLFPVGFCMLYLLGFDLLTGVFTLVPLALLDKRRGVTVRSMLRNWTLVFIGNFAGAFTVAVMMAIILTMGFSLDPSAVGQKLGEIGEARTVGYAEHGAAGMLTLFIRAVLCNWMVSTGVVAAMMSTSVSGKVIAMWMPIMLFFYMGFEHSIVNMFLFPSGLLLGGDFSLTDYLIWNEIPTVVGNLVGGLTFVGLTLYATHARPAPSRRPESTEA; from the coding sequence ATGTCCTATCTGAATCCGGCCGATTTCGTCGGGAAGATGATCGACGCGGGCGAGGCCAAAGCGTTCATGTCCACCCGCGACACCGTGATCCGCGCCTACATGGCCGGCGCGATCCTCGCCCTCGCCGCCGCGTTCGCGGTCACCATCACCGTCAACACCGGCGAGCCGCTGCTGGGCGCGGTGCTGTTCCCGGTCGGCTTCTGCATGCTCTACCTACTCGGATTCGACTTGCTCACCGGCGTTTTCACGCTGGTACCGCTGGCCCTGCTCGACAAGCGCCGCGGCGTCACCGTGCGCTCGATGCTGCGTAACTGGACCCTGGTCTTCATCGGCAACTTCGCCGGCGCGTTCACCGTCGCGGTGATGATGGCGATCATCCTGACCATGGGCTTCTCCCTCGACCCCAGCGCCGTCGGCCAGAAACTGGGCGAGATCGGCGAGGCCCGCACCGTCGGCTACGCCGAACACGGCGCCGCGGGCATGCTCACCCTGTTCATCCGCGCGGTCCTGTGCAACTGGATGGTCTCCACCGGCGTGGTCGCCGCCATGATGTCCACCTCGGTGTCGGGCAAGGTCATCGCCATGTGGATGCCCATCATGCTCTTCTTCTACATGGGCTTCGAACACTCCATCGTCAACATGTTCCTGTTCCCCTCCGGCCTCCTCCTCGGCGGCGACTTCTCCCTCACCGACTACTTGATCTGGAACGAAATCCCCACCGTGGTAGGCAACCTCGTAGGCGGCCTCACCTTCGTCGGCCTCACCCTCTACGCCACCCACGCCCGCCCCGCCCCTTCCCGCCGCCCGGAATCCACCGAAGCTTGA
- a CDS encoding DNA-directed RNA polymerase subunit beta' yields MLDVNFFDELRIGLATAEDIRQWSYGEVKKPETINYRTLKPEKDGLFCEKIFGPTRDWECYCGKYKRVRFKGIICERCGVEVTRAKVRRERMGHIELAAPVTHIWYFKGVPSRLGYLLDLAPKDLEKIIYFAAYVIVGVDEELRHNELSTLEAEMEVEKKAVADQRDADLEARAQKLEADLAELEAEGAKSDVRRKVKDGGEREMRQLRDRAQRELDRLDEIWTTFTKLAVKQLIVDEVLYRELVDRYGEYFTGAMGAESIQKLMENFDIDAEAENLRETIRSGKGQKKLRALKRLKVVAAFQANGNSPMGMVLDAVPVIPPELRPMVQLDGGRFATSDLNDLYRRVINRNNRLKRLIDLGAPEIIVNNEKRMLQESVDALFDNGRRGRPVTGPGNRPLKSLSDLLKGKQGRFRQNLLGKRVDYSGRSVIVVGPQLKLHQCGLPKLMALELFKPFVMKRLVDLNHAQNIKSAKRMVERQRPQVWDVLEEVIAEHPVLLNRAPTLHRLGIQAFEPQLVEGKAIQLHPLVCEAFNADFDGDQMAVHLPLSAEAQAEARILMLSSNNILSPASGRPLAMPRLDMVTGLFYLTRLDEKGVGTYQAGGKDEPESGVYSSPAEAQMAVDRGELTVRSMIKVRLTEQRPPREIEAELFPEGWHRGDAWLAETTLGRVLFNDLLPADYAFINEPMPKKRQATIINDLAERYPMIVVAQTVDKLKDAGFYWATRSGVTVSMSDVLVPPEKAEIMERYEAMADQIEKKYQRGALDHQERNNALVKIWQEATEEVGTALRSHYPADNPIITIVDSGATGNFTQTRTLAGMKGLVTNPKGEFIPRPIKSSFREGLTVLEYFINTHGARKGLADTALRTADSGYLTRRLVDVSQDVIVREHDCGTERGIVVPIAEKQADGSLIRDAHVETSTYARTLATDAVDEKGNVVVAKGADLGDPALEALLEAGITEVKVRSVLTCTTGTGVCATCYGRSMATGKLVDIGEAVGIVAAQSIGEPGTQLTMRTFHQGGVAGDDITGGLPRVQELFEARVPKGKAPIAEVSGRVRLEDDDRFYKITIIPDDGSDEVVYDKLSKRQRLRVFKHDDGTERLLADGDHVEVGQQLLEGAADPHEVLRVMGPRQVQVHLVHEVQEVYRSQGVSIHDKHIEVIVRQMLRRVTIIDSGATEFLPGSLTERAEFEASNRRVVAEGGEPASGRPVLMGITKASLATDSWLSAASFQETTRVLTDAAINCRSDKLIGLKENVIIGKLIPAGTGINRYRNIQVQPTEEARAAAYAVPSYDDTYYSPDSFGSSTGAAVPLDDYGFSDYR; encoded by the coding sequence GTGCTAGACGTCAACTTCTTCGATGAACTCCGGATCGGCCTGGCCACCGCCGAAGACATCCGCCAGTGGAGCTATGGCGAGGTCAAGAAGCCGGAGACCATCAACTACCGCACGCTCAAGCCGGAGAAGGACGGGCTCTTCTGCGAGAAGATCTTCGGCCCCACCCGGGACTGGGAGTGCTACTGCGGCAAGTACAAGCGCGTCCGCTTCAAGGGCATCATCTGTGAGCGCTGTGGCGTCGAGGTGACTCGCGCCAAGGTGCGTCGTGAGCGGATGGGCCACATCGAGCTGGCCGCGCCCGTCACCCACATCTGGTACTTCAAGGGCGTTCCGTCGCGCCTCGGCTACCTGCTGGACCTGGCGCCGAAGGATCTCGAGAAGATCATCTACTTCGCCGCCTACGTCATCGTCGGTGTCGACGAGGAGCTGCGCCACAACGAGCTCAGCACCCTCGAGGCCGAGATGGAGGTCGAGAAGAAGGCTGTCGCCGATCAGCGCGACGCCGACCTCGAGGCCCGTGCGCAGAAGCTGGAAGCCGACCTGGCCGAGCTGGAGGCCGAGGGCGCCAAGTCCGACGTGCGCCGCAAGGTCAAGGACGGCGGCGAGCGCGAGATGCGTCAGCTGCGCGACCGCGCCCAGCGTGAGCTGGATCGTCTCGACGAGATCTGGACCACCTTCACCAAGCTGGCCGTCAAGCAGCTCATCGTCGACGAGGTGCTCTACCGCGAGCTCGTCGACCGCTACGGCGAGTACTTCACCGGCGCCATGGGTGCGGAGTCCATCCAGAAGCTGATGGAGAACTTCGACATCGACGCCGAGGCCGAGAACCTGCGCGAGACCATTCGCTCGGGCAAGGGCCAGAAGAAGCTGCGCGCGCTCAAGCGGCTCAAGGTCGTCGCGGCCTTCCAGGCCAACGGCAACTCGCCCATGGGCATGGTGCTCGACGCTGTTCCGGTGATCCCGCCGGAGCTGCGCCCGATGGTCCAGCTCGACGGTGGCCGTTTCGCCACCTCCGACCTGAACGACCTGTACCGCCGCGTGATCAACCGCAACAACCGCCTCAAGCGACTGATCGATCTGGGCGCGCCCGAGATCATCGTCAACAACGAGAAGCGGATGCTGCAGGAGTCCGTCGACGCGCTGTTCGACAACGGCCGTCGTGGTCGCCCGGTCACCGGTCCGGGTAACCGCCCGCTGAAGTCCCTGAGCGACCTGCTCAAGGGCAAGCAGGGTCGTTTCCGTCAGAACCTGCTCGGCAAGCGTGTCGACTACTCGGGCCGTTCGGTCATCGTGGTCGGCCCGCAGCTCAAGCTGCACCAGTGCGGTCTGCCGAAGCTGATGGCGCTCGAGCTGTTCAAGCCGTTCGTCATGAAGCGTCTGGTCGACCTGAACCACGCGCAGAACATCAAGTCCGCCAAGCGGATGGTCGAGCGTCAGCGTCCCCAGGTGTGGGATGTCCTCGAAGAGGTCATCGCCGAGCACCCGGTGCTGCTGAACCGCGCGCCCACCCTGCACCGCCTGGGTATCCAGGCCTTCGAGCCGCAGCTGGTCGAAGGCAAGGCCATCCAGCTGCACCCGCTCGTGTGTGAGGCGTTCAACGCCGACTTCGACGGTGACCAGATGGCCGTGCACCTGCCGCTGTCGGCGGAGGCGCAGGCCGAGGCGCGCATCCTGATGCTGTCGTCGAACAACATCCTGTCCCCGGCGTCGGGTCGCCCGCTGGCGATGCCGCGTCTGGACATGGTGACCGGCCTGTTCTACCTGACCCGTCTCGACGAGAAGGGTGTCGGCACCTACCAGGCCGGCGGCAAGGACGAGCCGGAGTCGGGCGTGTACTCCTCGCCCGCCGAGGCCCAGATGGCCGTCGACCGCGGTGAGCTCACCGTGCGTTCGATGATCAAGGTGCGTCTCACCGAGCAGCGCCCGCCGCGCGAGATCGAGGCGGAGCTGTTCCCCGAGGGCTGGCACCGCGGCGACGCGTGGCTGGCCGAGACCACCCTCGGTCGCGTGCTGTTCAACGATCTGCTCCCGGCGGACTACGCGTTCATCAACGAGCCGATGCCGAAGAAGCGGCAGGCCACGATCATCAACGATCTGGCCGAGCGCTACCCGATGATCGTGGTCGCGCAGACCGTCGACAAGCTCAAGGACGCCGGCTTCTACTGGGCCACGCGTTCGGGTGTCACCGTCTCCATGTCGGACGTGCTCGTTCCGCCGGAGAAGGCCGAGATCATGGAGCGGTACGAGGCCATGGCGGATCAGATCGAGAAGAAGTACCAGCGTGGTGCTCTCGATCACCAGGAGCGCAACAACGCCCTGGTCAAGATCTGGCAGGAAGCGACCGAAGAGGTCGGTACGGCGCTGCGTTCGCACTACCCGGCCGACAACCCGATCATCACGATCGTCGACTCGGGTGCGACCGGTAACTTCACCCAGACTCGTACCCTCGCCGGTATGAAGGGTCTGGTGACGAACCCGAAGGGTGAGTTCATCCCGCGCCCGATCAAGTCCTCCTTCCGTGAGGGCCTGACCGTGCTCGAGTACTTCATCAACACCCACGGTGCTCGTAAGGGTCTGGCCGACACCGCGCTGCGTACCGCCGACTCGGGTTACCTGACCCGTCGTCTGGTGGACGTCTCGCAGGACGTCATCGTGCGCGAGCACGACTGTGGCACCGAGCGCGGCATCGTCGTGCCGATCGCGGAGAAGCAGGCCGACGGCTCGCTCATCCGGGACGCGCACGTCGAGACCTCGACCTACGCGCGCACCCTGGCGACCGACGCGGTCGACGAGAAGGGCAACGTCGTCGTGGCCAAGGGCGCCGATCTCGGCGACCCGGCTCTGGAGGCGCTGCTCGAGGCCGGTATCACCGAGGTGAAGGTCCGCTCCGTGCTGACCTGCACCACCGGCACCGGCGTCTGCGCCACCTGCTACGGCCGCTCGATGGCCACCGGCAAGCTGGTCGACATCGGCGAGGCCGTCGGCATCGTCGCCGCCCAGTCCATCGGTGAGCCCGGTACCCAGCTGACCATGCGTACCTTCCACCAGGGTGGTGTCGCGGGTGACGACATCACCGGTGGTCTGCCGCGTGTCCAGGAGCTCTTCGAGGCCCGTGTCCCCAAGGGCAAGGCGCCGATCGCGGAGGTCTCGGGCCGGGTGCGCCTGGAGGACGACGACCGCTTCTACAAGATCACCATCATCCCGGACGACGGTTCGGACGAAGTGGTCTACGACAAGCTGTCGAAGCGTCAGCGTCTGCGTGTGTTCAAGCACGACGACGGCACCGAGCGCCTGCTGGCCGACGGTGACCACGTGGAGGTGGGTCAGCAGCTGCTCGAGGGCGCTGCCGATCCGCACGAGGTGCTGCGCGTGATGGGTCCCCGTCAGGTGCAGGTCCACCTGGTCCACGAGGTCCAGGAGGTCTACCGCTCGCAGGGTGTGTCGATCCACGACAAGCACATCGAGGTCATCGTGCGCCAGATGCTGCGTCGCGTGACGATCATCGATTCGGGTGCGACCGAGTTCCTGCCCGGTTCGCTTACCGAGCGCGCCGAGTTCGAGGCCTCGAACCGTCGCGTGGTGGCCGAGGGTGGCGAGCCCGCCTCCGGCCGTCCGGTGCTGATGGGTATCACCAAGGCGTCGCTGGCCACCGATTCGTGGCTGTCGGCGGCCTCCTTCCAGGAGACCACCCGAGTGCTGACGGACGCGGCCATCAACTGCCGCTCCGACAAGCTGATCGGCCTGAAGGAGAACGTGATCATCGGTAAGCTCATCCCGGCCGGTACCGGTATCAACCGCTACCGCAACATCCAGGTGCAGCCGACCGAAGAAGCCCGTGCCGCCGCGTACGCGGTGCCGTCCTACGACGACACCTACTACTCGCCGGACAGCTTCGGCTCCTCCACCGGTGCCGCGGTGCCGCTGGACGACTACGGCTTCAGCGACTACCGCTAA